TCCACATCATTCTTCATCTGCTCATGGCAGGTGGCCAGATGGTAGCGCGACCAGCGGTCTGCGGGGTCCGCCGCGGCCAGTTCGCCGAAGACCGCCGCCGCCTCCGACCAGCGCTCCAGCACCTCCAGCACCCGGCCGCGGATGCCGCGCAGCACGCGGGACCCCCGGACCGCCGGATTGTCCGAGTCGAGGGCGGCAAAGAGCTGCGTGCCGGCCTCCGAGAATCCAAACAGGCGGAGCATGTCCGCCAGCGTGGTGGCGGTCTCCTGCTCCAGGTCGCCCTCCATGGCGTCGAGCGCGGCGATTTCCCCCGCCGGATCGCCGCCCTCCGCGAGGAGGCAGAGCACGCGCAGCATGCCCGCCAGCAGCGGCGCGCCGCTCTCGGGGGCCGTCTCGTTCGCCGCGCCGCACTCGCCGGTGCGGAACAGGAGCCAGGCGGCCTGGAAATGGTGCTTGGGCGCGGCGTCCTTGCCCCTGAGGATCAGGCGCATGCAGGCCAGGGCGTCCGGCGTGTTTCCCGCGCGCTCAAAGGCGCCGGCGAGGGACTCCAGCGCCGCAACGTCGCCCGGCCGCAGGTCCAGGTAGTGCTTGAGGCGGGCGACGGCCTCGTCATGCTGCCCCGCGTCCAGCAGCAGCACGCCCAGGAGCAGGTGGGCCTGCACCACGCGCGGCTCCAGCTCGATGACTTTCCGGTAGGCCGCCAGGGCCCCGTCCCGGTCGTTGATCTGGGCGAGCGTCCCCGCGAGCTGGTAATACAGCGCGGCGGATTCCGGGTTCCGGGCGATCAGGCGCTCATAGATGTCCACCGCCGCCACCATGTCGTTGCGCTGCTCCTGCACCTCGACCAGGGCGCCGTAGCCCAGCAGGTCGTCGGGCCGCAGCTCGATTGCCTTGTTGAAACAGGTGATGGCCTCGTCAAACTGCTGCAGCGCGTGGTGGCTCTCCCCCCGGATCAGCCACAGGTCCGCGTTGTCCGGCTCCAGTTCCGCGGCGCGCCGGCTGACCTTCAGCGCGCTCTCCAGGTCGCCCTGCCGCCGGTGCGCCCGCAGCAGGCCCAGCAGCGGCGTGACCGCCTCCGGGTCCAGCGCCGACACCTCGTTCAGCGAGTCCATCGCGAGGTCCAGCCGCCCGCGGCGTTCCTGCACAACGGCGGCGATGTAATGGGCGTAGGCGCGCGCCTGCGGGGTGGCGTCGGCGGCGACGGTCCAGGAGTCCTGGGGGAACAGGTCAATCCCCCCCAGCACGGCGCATCCGGCGGCCAGGGCGGACAACAGCAGCGAGCTCATTTTCATCCATCTACCCATCAAAAACGCTTTCACTCTTCCGGGGGGAGGGGCCACAGGCCCCCTTCCGGCGCGCCGCCCACGGGCGCGAAACTGCGGCGGTGCTCGGGGCAGGGGCCGTGGCGGCGCAGCGCGGCCAGATGGTCCGCCGTGCCGTAGCCCTTGTGCCGGCCAAACCCGTACTGCGGGTACCGCGCGTCCAGCACCGCCAT
Above is a window of Candidatus Hydrogenedentota bacterium DNA encoding:
- a CDS encoding tetratricopeptide repeat protein yields the protein MSSLLLSALAAGCAVLGGIDLFPQDSWTVAADATPQARAYAHYIAAVVQERRGRLDLAMDSLNEVSALDPEAVTPLLGLLRAHRRQGDLESALKVSRRAAELEPDNADLWLIRGESHHALQQFDEAITCFNKAIELRPDDLLGYGALVEVQEQRNDMVAAVDIYERLIARNPESAALYYQLAGTLAQINDRDGALAAYRKVIELEPRVVQAHLLLGVLLLDAGQHDEAVARLKHYLDLRPGDVAALESLAGAFERAGNTPDALACMRLILRGKDAAPKHHFQAAWLLFRTGECGAANETAPESGAPLLAGMLRVLCLLAEGGDPAGEIAALDAMEGDLEQETATTLADMLRLFGFSEAGTQLFAALDSDNPAVRGSRVLRGIRGRVLEVLERWSEAAAVFGELAAADPADRWSRYHLATCHEQMKNDVETERNLKAFLELDPDNAEVLNYLGYFYAERGVNLKEAEALLNRALKLEPDNPFYLDSLGWVYYRQGRCKEALDHVQRAVYGMNTDDAVLRDHLGDIHLCLGDTARAVAEWRRALRLDPKLDEVRKKLRQHQKPQE